One window of the Aquila chrysaetos chrysaetos chromosome 8, bAquChr1.4, whole genome shotgun sequence genome contains the following:
- the RARA gene encoding LOW QUALITY PROTEIN: retinoic acid receptor alpha (The sequence of the model RefSeq protein was modified relative to this genomic sequence to represent the inferred CDS: deleted 1 base in 1 codon) → MASNSSSCPTPGGGHLNGYPVPPYAFFFPHMLGGLSPPSTLAGIQHQLPVSGYSTPSPATVETQSTSSEEIVPSPPSPPPLPRIYKPCFVCQDKSSGYHYGVSACEGCKGFFRRSIQKNMVYTCHRDKNCIINKVTRNRCQYCRLQKCFEVGMSKESVRNDRNKKKKDVPKPECSESYIITPEVEELIEKVRKAHQETFPALCQLGKYTTNNSSEQRVSLDIDLWDKFSELSTKCIIKTVEFAKQLPGFTTLTIADQITLLKAACLDILILRICTRYTPEQDTMTFSDGLTLNRTQMHNAGFGPLTDLVFAFANQLLPLEMDDAETGLLSAICLICGDRQDLEQPDKVDKLQEPLLEALKIYVRKRRPNKPHMFPKMLMKITDLRSISAKGAERVITLKMEIPGSMPPLIQEMLENSEGMDTLGGQPGGPRAGSLGPPPGQLQPQPFAQLQPQQPGHALAVTRARRAPGQSPARRHAGGGDTLRLGPGCSPPWGGLLGSPRAGAAPGLPCRSGPPQGALQAPGHQPPSPHPPRPPAPGEARWLSHISGARGPSAASPGTPRPHQHQHTWDCDHRATPPSRPGRPAGRTRPDPARRGSRVI, encoded by the exons ATGGCTAgcaacagcagctcctgccccacgCCCGGAGGGGGGCACCTCAACGGTTACCCCGTGCCCCCCTACgccttcttcttcccccacatGCTG GGGGGGCTCTCGCCGCCCAGCACGCTGGCCGGCATCCAGCACCAGCTGCCCGTCAGTGGATACAGCACCCCGTCGCCTGCCA CCGTCGAGACGCAGAGCACCAGCTCGGAGGAGATCGTGCCCAGCCCGCCCTCGcccccgcccctgccccgcATCTACAAGCCCTGCTTCGTCTGCCAGGACAAGTCCTCGGGGTACCACTACGGGGTGAGCGCCTGCGAGGGCTGCAAG GGCTTCTTCCGCCGCAGCATCCAAAAGAACATGGTGTACACGTGCCACCGGGACAAGAACTGCATCATCAACAAGGTGACGCGCAACCGGTGCCAGTACTGCCGCCTCCAGAAGTGCTTTGAAGTCGGCATGTCCAAGGAGT CCGTCCGCAATGACCGgaacaagaagaagaaggaCGTGCCCAAGCCGGAGTGCTCGGAGAGCTACATCATCACGCCCGAGGTGGAGGAGCTCATCGAGAAGGTGCGCAAAGCCCACCAGGAGACCTTCCCCGCCCTCTGCCAGCTCGGCAAATACACTACG AACAACAGCTCGGAGCAGAGGGTCTCCCTGGACATCGACCTGTGGGACAAGTTCAGCGAGTTGTCCACCAAGTGCATCATCAAGACGGTGGAGTTTGCCAAGCAGCTCCCCGGCTTCACCACGCTCACCATCGCCGACCAGATCACCCTCCTCAAAGCTGCCTGCCTCGACATTCTG ATCCTGCGGATCTGCACGCGCTACACGCCAGAGCAGGACACCATGACCTTCTCGGATGGGCTGACGCTGAACCGCACGCAGATGCACAACGCCGGCTTCGGGCCCCTCACCGACCTCGTCTTCGCCTTCGCCAACCAGCTGCTGCCGCTGGAGATGGACGACGCCGAGACGGGGCTGCTCAGTGCCATCTGCCTCATCTGCGGag ACCGCCAGGACCTGGAGCAGCCCGACAAAGTGGACAAGCTACAGGAGCCGCTGCTGGAGGCGCTGAAGATCTAcgtgaggaagaggaggcccAACAAACCCCACATGTTCCCTAAGATGCTCATGAAGATCACGGATCTCCGCAGCATCAGCGCCAAGG GCGCCGAGCGGGTGATCACGCTGAAGATGGAGATCCCAGGGTCGATGCCGCCCCTCATCCAGGAGATGCTGGAGAACTCGGAGGGCATGGACACGCTGGGGGGGCAGCCGGGTGGCCCCCGCGCCGGCAGCCtggggcccccccccgggcagctgcagccccagcctttCGCCCAGCTCCAACCGCAGCAGCCCGGCCACGCACTCGCCGTGACCCGCGCCCGGCGCGCACCAGGACAGAGCCCGGCACGCCGGCAtgcaggggggggggacaccctgCGACTCggccctggctgcagccccccctgGGGCGGACTTCTCGGCAGCCCCCGCGCCGGCGCAGCCCCGGGACTCCCCTGCCGGAGCGGACCCCCGCAGGGAGCCCTGCAGGCCCCCGGACAccaacccccctccccccaccccccccgccccccagccccgggcgaAGCGCGTTGGTTGAGTCACATTTCAGGGGCGCGGGGGCCCTCGGCCGCATCCCCGGGGACACCCCGgccccaccagcaccagcacacATGGGATTGCGACCACCGAGCCAcccccccgtcccgtcccggcCGTCCGGCGGGGAGGACCCGGCCAGACCCCGCACGCCGAGGAAGCAGAgtcatttaa
- the LOC115344764 gene encoding splicing factor 3B subunit 4-like, producing the protein MPQPGGRAGAGGTRSAQAACTEPGLPASRGSGGPGAGADLRTRTPLPRASGTPGGSLSPTRVPGRCRCPHTLWASSDPGPASTASPSTDAGPGTSRWPVGTVSLPVGMVSVLVSSCRGGTAAPKGAAADPAANRCPSPHHGPQDGHDRATPLPAPALPRPGCPVGAGSPDPGRSGPVQLSPSHRRTALQHPGDPHPHLGTPRPSPAPTLRYSPDPQDQPREPQVPLPVGGSQSQSAPSQFPASSWEAAGLCHGSRSQQPPVVFSPGCGTQPAPWERRAGNSAAPDSPFWLGDSRQTSAAGCAAGPRHGAARDTVPGAGVGGLNGQAAARHPRTPGCGGTALPARAGS; encoded by the exons ATGCCCCAGCCCGGCGGCAGGGCCGGAGCCGGCGGCACACGCTCGGCACAGGCAGCGTGCACCGAGCCGGGGCTGCCCGCTTCGAGGGGATCTGGGGGTCCTGGGGCCGGTGCGGACCTCAGGACCCGCACGCCGCTCCCAAGGGCCAGCGGCACACCCGGGGGCTCGCTCAGCCCCACGCGGGTCCCCGGGCGGTGCCGATGTCCCCACACCCTGTGGGCCAGCAGCGACCCCGGCCCGGCCAGCACCGCTTCCCCCAGCACGGACGCGGGGCCGGGGACATCGCGCTGGCCGGTGGGGACGGTGTCCTTGCCGGTGGGGATGGTGTCCGTGCTGGTCTCCTCATGCCGTGGGGGCACAGCGGCACCCAAAGGAGCGGCTGCCGACCCCGCAGC GAACAGGTGCCCCAGCCCCCACCACGGCCCCCAGGACGGGCACGACCGTGCCACGCCGCTGCCGGCACCAGCACTACCCCGGCCCGGCTGCCCCGTGGGTGCCGGCTCGCCGGATCCTGGAAGGAGCGGGCCAGTCCAGCT CAGCCCCTCGCACCGCAGgacagccctgcagcaccctggggacccccacccACACCTTGGCACCCCCAggcccagcccggcccccaCCCTGCGATACAGCCCCGACCCTCAGGACCAGCCGAGGGAACCGCAGGTCCCGCTGCCAGTGGGGGGGTCACAGTCCCAGAGTGCCCCATCCCAGTTCCCCGCCAGCTCCTGGGAAGCGGCGGGATTGTGCCACGGCAGCCGCTCGCAGCAGCCCCCGGTTGTTTTTAGCCCTGGATGCGGCACACAGCCGGCGCCCTGGGAACGGCGTGCCGGGAACAGCGCGGCCCCAGACAGCCCTTTCTGGCTCGGCGACAGCCGGCAGACAAGTGCAGCTGGCTGCGCCGCCGGCCCGCGGCACGGGGCCGCTCGGGACACGGTGCCCGGGGCCGGCGTGGGTGGACTCAACGGGCAGGCAGCCGCTCGACACCCCCGGACGCCGGGATGTGGTGGCACCGCGCTCCCGGCCCGGGCAGGCTCCTAG
- the GJD3 gene encoding LOW QUALITY PROTEIN: gap junction delta-3 protein (The sequence of the model RefSeq protein was modified relative to this genomic sequence to represent the inferred CDS: deleted 2 bases in 2 codons): MGPSMSPTAWAQRHGAERAGANPEHPPGTAPLPRGRECGPRQDRGAGAVAARSNAAHAREFCRGQGGDARAGGAFWGPSAVAWYPEFGEAKAQGQFCIWGGGEAAARCANLRPGQLLALGQGQRLSLRPPPPGRAEPFPPLQAPLRLLCLFKRTPGVAAGPSSHPSWTRDRTVRTALDSRHQPRWHTVDCSLRSTAMGEWGFLSSLLDAVQEHSPMVGRFWLVVMLLFRILVLATVGSDVFEDEQEEFVCNTQQPGCKPVCYDAAFPISHYRFLVFHIVVLSAPAALFVIFAVHQAAKPGRGGAAGQRARRLQPFYVGSVVARIAAELGFLLGQALLYGFRVQPLFVCRRRPCPHRVDCFVSRPTEKTVFIHFYFVVGLISALLSLAELAHLLRKGPPPRAGCCHRPQERGPAPGQPAGAAEEPCCSTGPPPRGDLTV, translated from the exons ATGGGACCCTCCATGTCCCCGACAGCCTGGGCGCAGCGTCACGGAGCAGAGAGGGCTGGTGCCAATCCTGAGCATCCCCCGGGCACAGCACCCCTGCCCCGCGGGAGAGAGTGTGGCCCCAGGCAAGACCGCGGGGCAGGAGCTGTCGCAGCACGGTCGAATGCGGCCCACGCACGTGAGTTCTGCCGAGGCCAGGGAGGCgatgccagggctgggggggcctTTTGGGGGCCGAGTGCTGTGGCTTGGTATCCTGAGTTTGGGGAGGCCAAGGCACAAGGGCAGTTCTgcatatggggggggggggaagccgcTGCCCGCTGCGCCAACCTGCGccctgggcagctgctggccctggggcaggggcagcgtTTGTCTttgaggcccccccccccgggcagagctgagcccttccctcccctccaggcGCCCCTGCGGCTGCTCTGTCTCTTTAAAAGGACTCCAGGCGTGGCTGCGGGACCGTCATCCCATCCCAGCTGGACAAGGGACCGGACAGTCCGGACAGCCCTGGACAGCCGGCACCAGCCGCGCTGGCACACCGTGGACTGCAGCCTCCGCAG CACGGCCATGGGCGAGTGGGGCTTCCTGAGCTCGCTGCTGGACGCGGTGCAGGAGCACTCGCCCATGGTGGGGCGGTTCTGGCTGGTGGTGATGCTCCTCTTCCGCATCCTCGTCCTGGCCACCGTGGGCAGCGACGTCTTCGAGGACGAGCAGGAGGAGTTCGTCTGCAACAcgcagcagccaggctgcaaaCCGGTGTGCTACGATGCCGCCTTCCCCATCTCCCACTAC CGCTTCCTCGTCTTCCACATCGTCGTGCTCTCGGCCCCCGCCGCTCTCTTCGTCATCTTCGCCGTGCACCAGGCGGCCAagccggggcgc gggggggccGCCGGCCAGCGCGCCCGTCGCCTCCAGCCCTTCTACGTGGGCAGCGTGGTGGCACGCATCGCGGCCGAGCTGGGTTTCCTGCTGGGGCAGGCGCTGCTCTACGGCTTCAGGGTGCAGCCGCTCTTCGtctgccgccgccggccctgcCCGCACCGCGTCGACTGCTTCGTCTCCCGCCCCACCGAGAAAACCGTCTTCATCCACTTCTACTTCGTGGTGGGGCTGATCTCGGCGCTGCTCAGCCTGGCCGAGCTCGCCCACCTCCTGCGCAAgggccccccgccccgggctggGTGCTGCCACCGGCCGCAGGAGCGGGGACCGGCCCCCGGGCAGCCGGCGGGGGCCGCGGAGGAGCCGTGCTGCTCCACCGGACCCCCACCGCGGGGGGACCTGACTGTGTAG